CGGTAATTAAACtattatcattaattaattgcccgctaaaattatttttggctTAATGTATGTAGCAAATTCTATATGTTCTAGATATGCTTTGCTATTtccaaacatcatcattattgTACCAGTttgtaaatttaattaattctattgGTTGAGGGATTAACGTAATTAATCAAATTAGTGGAGTCggtgaaaataaaataattaaagagaataaataaaagataaaaacaaACCAAAATATGCTATTAACCctactttttaattatttttaaaaaaaatggacGGAATTCATtatcatatttatatttatatttatatacacGTTTAGAAAATGATAACTAATCTTTTTGTGCTTTTTTAGGTTAttgaaaatagagaaaaatgaagaaaaaatatatgaggGAATTATAATATTTGGtgacaaaaaaaagaaatggtTTGTTAATGATGTGATTGggaatataatttattaattaaaaacaaTTAATTTACGGTCTAAAAGCTTTTGCTAGTTGGCACGACAAGTAGCTAACGTCGCAATTTGGAAATCAACTAATGCTAAACAAATAAAGTTTACTTGTGACCGTCACTGTcataatttatgtgacacttttTCGTTTTTCAAAAGTCAAATAATTTAGGTTGATCGGATGtatgaaatctttaattttttttgaaaaaaattatatttttataaactacataaaaaatatatgaaaaatttacGATTAAAAATAGACTTGTTTGAATCTCGAAATATGAAAAATACCATATAAAATTGGGATGGAGGGAGTATCAGAATTTGATGCTTCCTCACTACGCAAAGATTATGTTTCACTTTCTAATTTTATGTTATTGTAAAACTAttaatatttcattttttccaACTATTAATTTCATTTATTACTCTCAGTTTTCTCTCACATAGTGTTTATACataataccaaaaaaaaaatcgaacatgcatataaaatatcatgatatcgAAATTGTGAtatgaaaattttcaatttaatatGATAATTAACTAATAAGTTTCCACCATACACTTTGAGTGATGCACACAATTGCTTTGGTCACTTTCCTTCTCTATTTATATGTCAACACAATTGCTTTAGTTGTaatcttgaaaaaaaatatatatatatcaaaacacCTTTAATATTTCTTTAGCTTTTTCCTACCTATATTCCTTCATCATCTTCTCATTCTTTCTTCAAtcctcaagaaaaaaaaaattaaaaatgagaaatttaTTCCCTATATTGATGCTAATCACCAATTTAGCACTCAACAACGATAGTAGcagcaacaataataataataatagttttATACACGCAACGTGTAGGAAGACCCCGTACTACTCCTTATGTGTCACAACCCTACAATCCGATCCCCGAAGCAATGAGGCTGACATCACCACCCTAAGCCTCGTCATGGTGGACGCGGTGAAATCAAAGTCCATAGAAATAATGAAAAAGTTGAAAGAGCTCGAGATATCGAACCCTGAGTGGAGGGGCCCACTTAGCCAATGTTATGTGGCGTATAACGCCGTCCCACGAGCCGATGTAAAGGTAGCCGTTGAAGCCTTGAAGAAGGGTGTCCCTAAATTTGCTGAAGATGGTATgaatgatgttgttgttgaagcACAAACTTGTGAGTTTAgttttaaaaatgataatatattgGTTTTTCCAATTTCTGATATGAGTCAGGAAATAATTGAACTCTCAAAAGTTGCTAAATCCATAATTAGAATGTTATTATGAGTGGTGAAACAAAGGTCAAAGTTGATGTACAGTGCATGAAGTTcgcaaaatttgaagaagagtCGGATTATAAGGGGTTATAATTTTCTAATCATCTTTCTGTactagttttttatttttaattattttttatattctagTATtttgtttaatgtgtgtgtttGTATATACAGAAATGTAGACAATAATGTGAATTGTATTTAAGCTAGTTTGGCTATTAGTTCCActaaattatatttcatataaatTCTAAGTGTTTTAATCTTTATGTGATTTAATGATGATATGAGTTGAGCTCAAAATGAAATAGTGAGGATCAATGTGTTTGGGATTGagacattattatttttgttattcttGGATACATCACTCCCTTTTTGTTGATATATCACTATCCCCCTCTCGTATACAACCCTCCTCTCTTTGATACATCTCTTCCTTCTCGGATACATTCTTTCCTTACGTATTCGGATGTTCTATTTCCTCTTTGATACATCCCTCCTTTATGTATTCGGATGTCTGCTAATGTATTCGGAAGTCCAGTGATATATTCTAAATTTATAGATtttaaggaatttttgtaatttgaaaaaaaaataagaaaataacgTAATTAGCTTTTTACACTAAAAATGTATGtaaattacattttttttatacacaTAAATTTACCAACTTTTAAACAAATGTGAAGCACGAACAAAGGCTGAATTAGATTTTTAGCTAAGATcgtaatttattaaatatgtataaataatttattcaaaattcGTAAGTATTGATCTTCTTTTAGCTAGTACCTTTAATTTTAGCAGCAAAATACCAATTATTTGGTTGGTTGGTGCGTGCACATAAAGCAAGCATTCTATTAGGTGATAGGTTTGCTTTCACTGatctttcattatttttttaggataaaaatactatttttgttATTccgtatatttttttaatttcaaaaaaaaatgtacaTTTTTTAATATAAGTATCGAATAATTTGATTTCTCAAATTTAAATCACTTAAATAATAATTGTTGTCTCTACAAAGATTTGAATTTTAATCTCATGATTTTTACTTACTTTATTGATCGTAAACTACTATTCTGATGTAGAATATCACGATCAAGCAATAATCTATCAACAAGACTTAATTACATcgattttctttctattttcttcAACGATAGTTGTGAGCTTGTCAATCTTTTCTTTGACATTTCAACTATATGAGATGTCTCCTaaagataatatatattatgtggAATGTCACATCGAGCACTAATCTATCAACAAAAATTACGTTAACAcatacttatcttcgagagttAAATTAATCTTCATTTTAATTCACTTTATTAATCACTAAATCATATTTTAGGATactaatatatcaaaaaataaagaaaaattatgtGTTAGTCACCTAGACTTGAATTGATCTTCATTTAGTTCACTTTATCAACCGTTAGGCCATAATTTaggtatttaaaattattattattatgtcaAATGTCATGATCGAGCATTAATCTATCAAAAGAAATTATGTTAGCCCATACTTGTCATCAAGACTTAAATCGATGTCCATTTAATTCGCTTTATTGATCGTTACACCAAAATTTTAGAAGATTTAGAATTGTTTTGATATCGAATGTCACGAGCACAAATCTATCAACAAAATATTATGTTAGCCCAAACTTATCAACACGACTTGATTCGATCTTTATTTGAACTAACTCTATTAATCATTAGACCACACAATCTTCGGATGCTTAAAGTttattttgatgttgcatgTCACGATCAAACACTAATCTATCAACAAAAATTACGTTATCACATATCCTAAGATTGATATTcatctttttttcttcaaaaataactTTAACCTTGTCAATATTTTCGATGAAATAATTGAAGTGCATGCGAGTTTAACAATGTtattaaaaaaagttatattaGAGTGGTTGGGAGAATAAAGCGTTGAGGTTGTAATATAAGTGcctttattttttcataacttATTCCTTTAGGACTTTTTATAAAGTGGAGGTGAGGTTtagctaaatattttttttgagtttttcactCGATATTCGGAGTTTGTGGAGTTTCGATTAAATTTAAATCGCACACTGCAGGGCTTATTTGGAAGTGGTGTTTctaacatgatttttttcatacccaGACTCAAATCTGAGACCTCTAATTAAGGGTGAAGCAATTCCACCACACCACAAATCATATTGGGTTAGGTAAATATTATTTGTATCTAGttttaatgaataaataaacatatattaaTGATAGTGtctttagatattttatttagtaATTATGATAATGAAGCTTTAAGGTTATTTATAATATGAAAAGCCTAAGATATTTTGACATTTTGACTAAAGATGAGTGATGCTGTAACCCACTATCTCATAAAAAAAGATGAATTGAGAATAAGATTagaaatataatattaaaaaagtaGAAGAGTATTCTTATCTTTAAACTAATGTGTAATATAAAGGTCCCCCCAAGGCAGATGTTTTTGTTTCCTTAAAAATTTTGGGGATATTTTATTTGGACAAtgttatttaatatatatttgattaatttttttgaaaatattgtaCGTCTATTCATTTTGGAATATCTTCAGACATGGGGTATCACAAGCCTCAGACAAAAATAGTTGAACACAAAAATGTTTGAAACTGATTAGTCGTATATGTCCAAAGTTTatgtaaaaataattgaattttaatcatATTTATCTGTATCAGTTATATGAAACTTCAAACACTGTATATCTAAAGTGAAAACTTGTAAATTACATTTAATGGCGATCCCAAAATTGGTGATCTATCCACCTTCTTAATTGATTATATTTAAGTAAATTACAATACTTGTGAACTAATTTACGATATCTTCATTGTTAATGTTACGTCAAGCAAGCTACGTGGATTGACCAGGGTCTTCTTCGACAAATCAGCCggatatttcatcatttatcaaaGAACAAGAATCTCTAGCCCATTTATAATCAGTAAGCACTGACTGGCCCAGAATAAGTTTAGTGGGCTATGTAAGTTGAAGCCCACAAACAATTTACAGCCCAATACAGCAAGGAAGCCCACAATTCATGAATACTCATACTTGTTGGACCATTAGACTTTTAGAGACTCATTAAAAACAAAAACTTTAGATACTAATTCctttattcaaaataaaattcataaatagCCACTGTTCAATTttgtaattgaaaaaaaaaaacattgttATGGGTTTTCAAATTTCATAGATAAAATTCTTTTAAGATaatatctttgaaatttcaccaGCAGAATTTGAAATTCCATAATAATGaatgtttttttcaaaaataaaccGCGCAGGATAAGATTGCATACATAGATAGATTCTTGCAGCATGATCCTTCTTTGAATCTCGTGCATAACGAAAACACCTTTTGCAAGATCGTCGATAAATCACTTTTTCAGTTAATCGGGCTGGTGCACAAGCGGACCATGCCTTGGGCTTCTACATGGGCCGGTCTTTGGGCTTAAGAAAATATCTGATCAAACCCCTAAGAACCCGTGTTAGAATCGAGCTGATCAAAGTCCGATAGACACGGGCTATGGTTAAAATTGAAATGGTAACTATACTTCtattctcaatcaaatatctttaattcaatatttaaaaatgaagccgtctttaatattttttatttaatttgaattaatcaGACTTCAAGACGAATTTATaacaaaaattcaaaagaaaaaaaaggagagactTTCATGTATCAAATCAAATTGTTATTTGTCTGTGAATGCAACTAGAAATGCTTATCCAATCACTTTGGTGGACAATATTTATCCACCTGTCTTATTTTTTGTTGTCCCCTCACTTATGTAGGCCCTATATTACAATATAAATAGTTATTCCATTAAATTATATGTGAACGCgagatattttatatattaagttattttattttattatgttctatatttattttatgattttaattaatttaaacttaTGTTGAATAAGGTTTTAAATTTTCAATAGACGAAAacgttttttttttattcaatgaCAATCCTTTGTGATTATACTTTAAAACTCTGGTTGGACTTCAAATTTTGTATAGaataaatttcaaagaatttatAATCACAAAATTTGAGTtggaaaataataaatttctttttattttttataaaacaaaaacaacggccactttttaaaaaattatgcaaGCTTTGATCACATGGAGCGTGAGGTAAAGAAAAcaaattattgttattttctatGTTTTCCAATCATGAAAAGGACACTCTAGTGTTACATTGGTGTATatataacttctttttttcGATTTCTCGTTTCgaagtttgatatttttattataatctGATTAAATTTAAAACGTACATTGAATGACTTATTTTTGGAGATGATGCTTTTCaaataattgtttttattttatttttaaagacttAAATTTGAGATCTTTAATTATAGATAAAGAGATGTGTATATTTTGGACTTGGCTAAAACAATAAATTAATTGGTATATTTCTTCTCCCAGTAAATTAATTAGTAGATAATAAAAGATATAGTGGGAAAATGTCAAAAAGTAGGCATAGTGCAAAATGCTTTTAACTCAAAGTTGGGGTACAACCACCTCAAGATAATGAAATGATATCATGAAAGTAAAATAAGATAATGAAATGATATCATGAAAGTAAAATaagataatgaaataatatcatGAAGGTAAAatgtatgatttttttatttttaaaggaATTTATAATCTAAAGAGTCGTTTGTCCAATcgtttaaattaaaaataattaaataaatatataatctttATATAATTCATGTATAACATGCATAAAATTATACATATCTGATAGGAAAATCGATATACATGAATTCAAATAGATTCAAAATTAAGCTTCTAGGTTCATCTGAAAAAATGTATGACCAATAATGCTATGCAATTTTATCAAACCACTAGACGTATATTGCATCACTCAATGATTTGATAATATCATCCAATCAAACAAGTAAGAAGGACAATCATTGGAGGCGTAActaaaatttaaagtttataagTCTTAAATTCTAATCATTTTAAGTTACTACGACTAATTACAATAATAAATGCATATtcaatcaaatttaaaataaatatgaaattaaatcaaaatttataaattcaATTAAATCTGTAACTAATACTTTAGCTCCGTCCTAAAATCAATCATGCAAATGAAAGAGCAACTCGATGCACTAAAGCTCGgtccgctatgcgcggggtccggggaagggtctGACTACAAGGGTCTAtagtacgcagtcttaccttgcatttctgtcagagactattttcaaggct
This Solanum dulcamara chromosome 1, daSolDulc1.2, whole genome shotgun sequence DNA region includes the following protein-coding sequences:
- the LOC129883547 gene encoding cell wall / vacuolar inhibitor of fructosidase 1-like; the encoded protein is MRNLFPILMLITNLALNNDSSSNNNNNNSFIHATCRKTPYYSLCVTTLQSDPRSNEADITTLSLVMVDAVKSKSIEIMKKLKELEISNPEWRGPLSQCYVAYNAVPRADVKVAVEALKKGVPKFAEDGMNDVVVEAQTCEFSFKNDNILVFPISDMSQEIIELSKVAKSIIRMLL